Within the Comamonadaceae bacterium OTU4NAUVB1 genome, the region GCGCCTGGCGAACTCGTCGGCCCCGGCGCGGCGATGCGCGAGGTGCACAAGCGCATCGGCCTGGCCGCGGCCAGCGCGGCGCCGGTGCTGGTGCTGGGCGAGACCGGCACCGGCAAGGAGATGGTGGCGCGCGCGCTGCACCGCCACTCCGACCGCGCCGACGCGCCTTTCGTGGCGATCAACTGCTCGGCCATTCCGAGGGAACTGCTGGAGAGCGAGCTGTTCGGCCACGTGCGCGGCGCCTTCACCGGCGCCACCGGCGAGCGCGACGGGTGCTTCCGCGCGGCCGACGGCGGCGTGCTGCTGCTCGACGAGATCGGCGACATGGCGCTGGACGTGCAGGCCAAGATCCTGCGCGCCCTGCAGGAGGGCGAGGTCACGCCACTGGGCAGCCACCGCACGGTGAAGGTCGACGTGCGGGTGGTCGCGGCCACGCACCGCGACCTCGCCGCCGACGCGCGCGCGGGCCGCTTCCGCCAGGACCTGCTCTACCGGCTGGACGTGCTGTCGATCCGCGTGCCGCCCCTGCGCGAGCGGCGCGACGACATCGTCGCGCTGGCCGGGCATTTCCTGCGGCGGGCGGCCGCGCCGGGGCGGCCCAAGGCGTTGTCCGAGGGCGCGGTGCGGCGGCTGGTCGAACACGACTGGCCGGGCAACGTGCGCGAACTGCGCAACGTCATGGCGCGCTGCCAGGCGCTGGTGCGCCACGACGTGATCGGCGCGGCCGACCTGCCGCTGGACGCCGTCGCGCCGCCGGCCGCGGGCGCCCCCGGCGCGCTCGCGGCGGACTGGCTCGGCGGCGAGCTGCCGGCCACCGTCGAGCGCCTGGAACGCCTGCTGATCGCCGACGCGCTGGCGCGCGCGCACGGCAACCGCGCCGAGGCCGCGCGGCGCCTGGGCATCCACCGGCAGCTGCTCTACCGGAAGATCGCGCAGTACGGCCTCGACTGAGCGGCCGGCGGCCCTGCACCGCGCCGCGCGACCGCGCCCCTTCCGACGCCTTCCGCCCCACGCCTTCTGCGTCCCGCCTTCCGTCCTCCGCCCTCCACCGTCCCCCACCGCTTTCAACCGCTTTCAACCTCCTTCCACCGCGTCCCACCCCATGACCGATTCCGCCGCCGCCCCCACCGCCCGTCCCGGGTCTCCGTCGAACGCCGCCGGGCCCGGCGCCGAGGTTCCGCCCGAGGGCGACGCCCCGCCCGGCGGCAACGGCCTGCTGTGGGTGCTGGTGGCGGTGGCGATCGTCTTCGCCGTGCTGCGCCCGCGCGCGCCGCTCGACTACGTGGGGCTGGTCGACTGGCAGACCGTGGGCGCGCTGGCCGGGCTGCTGGCGATCACGCAGGGCGTGGAGAAGAGCGGCATGCTGCAGGCGACCGCGCAGCGGCTGCTCGCGCGCGTCACCAGCCTGCGCGCCCTGGCGATGCTGCTGGTGGCGGCGGCGGCCGTGCTCTCGGCCCTGGTCACCAACGACGTCAGCCTGTTCCTGCTGGTGCCGCTCACGCGCGTGCTGGCCACCCAGGCGCACCTCCCGCTGGCCCGGCTGGTGGTGCTGGAAGCGCTGGCGGTGAACGCCGGCTCGGCCCTCACGCCGATCGGCAACCCGCAGAACCTCTACCTCTGGCACCGCTCGGGCGACAGCTTCGTCGGCTTCATGGGGATGATGGCGCCGACCGTGGCGATCGTGCTGTTCTGGCTCTTCGTCGCCACCTGGCTGCTGGTGCCGAAGACGGCCGTCGCGCTGCGCGCGGGCACATCGCCGGCCGGCGTGCAGCCCCGGCTGCTGGCGCTCGCCGGCGTGCTGTTCGTGGCCTTCGTCGTCGCGCTGGACCGCCACTGGCTGCTCGCCGGGCTGGGGCTCGTCTTCGGCGCCTTCCTGCTGCTCTACCCGCGCGTGCTGCGCGGGGTGGACTGGGCGCTGCTGGCGATCATCGCGCTGATGTTCGTCGACCTGCGCCAGCTCGGCGAGCTGCCGGTCGTCGCCGCGCTGCTGCACCAGTGGCCGATCGCCGAGGGCTGGCGCGCCTACCTGGCGGCCATCGCCGCCTCGCAGGTCATCAGCAACGTGCCCGCCGCGATCCTGCTCGACGGCCCGGTGCGCGACCTGCCGGCCCTGGCCGCGGGCGTGACGGTCGGCGCGTTCGGCTGCGTGCTGGGCTCGCTGGCCAACCTGATCGCGCTGCGCCTGGCGCGGCTGCCCAACGGGCTGACCGAGTTCCACCGCATCAGCATCCCGTTCCTGCTGGTGTGCGCGGCCTCGGCGGTGTGGCTGCGGATGGGCTGAGCGGTGCCGCCCGGGCGCCGCAGCACCGGGTGCGTGGACGGGCGCCTGGAAAGGCGTGGTGTCCGGAAAGCGGACGCTCCGGTGTCCCGGGTTCATGCAGCGGGCCGTGTCGGGTTTACGCAAGTCGTTGATTCACAAGGCATCGGCGCCTGGCACGACACGTGAGAGTGTGAAGTACGTCACATCCAAAAGGAGTCCCTCCATGCGACCGTCCCTCCGTCCCGCCGCCCTCGCGGCCCTGATCCTCCTGGGTGCCGGCACCCTGGCCCGGACCGCCTTCGCCGACGCCCCCACGCCCGTCACCCCGCCGGCCTCGACGTCGCCGGCCGCCCGCTCGCCGGCCACGACGCCCCCGCCGCCCGCCGGCCCCGCCGAGCGCGCCGGCCGCGCCACGCCACCGGCCGCACCCAGGGCCGACGGGGGCGCGCAGATGCCCGTGCTCACCGGCCGCGTCGAGCGCTGGCTGGTCAATCCCGGCGGCGAGGTCGACGGCCTGCTCTTGACCGACGGCACGCAGGTGGCGTTCCCGCCGCACCTGTCGGCCGCCGCGCAGCGCCTGCTCAAGCCGGGCGACGGCGTGCGCGTGGCCGGCTGGCGCACGCCCGACGCCCCGGTGGTGCGCGCGTCGCGCCTGACGGCGACGGCCAGCGGCCGCAGCCTGGACGACACGCCGCCCGCCGCCGGCGCGACGCCACCGGCACCGCGCGACCCCGGGGCGCTCACCGCGATGAGCGGCAGCGGCCGGGTCGCCCGGCAGCTGCGCACCGGTCGCGGGGACGTCAACGGCGTGATCCTGGACGACGGCCTCATCGTGCGCTTCCCGCCGCACGTCGGCGCCGAGTTCGCACCGGTGCTGCAGCCGGGCGCCACGTTCAGCGCCCGGGGCTGGGGCAGCCGCGGCGCCCAGGGTCGCGCCTTCGAGGCGACGGCCATCGGCACCACCCCGGCCGACCTGCGCGAGGTCTTCGCCGGCCCGAGACGCCGACCCGGCGCGGCGCGCGGCCCCGGCGCCGCCGGCGGTCCGGGCGCCCCGCGCCCCCCGGGCCCTCCGGGCGAGGCGGGCACCCCCGAGGCACGGCCCGCCCCGCCCGTGCCGCCCACGTCGCCCGCCACGTCGCCCATGCCGCCCGCCGGCACCTGAACCGGCGACGCGTCCTCCACCGCGCGTCGCCATCGCCGCTCCCGCCTCCCGATCGGTTCCGTTCCGATCCCCTCGTCGTCGCCCTCTCCTTTCCCTTCCGATCCCCGAAAGTCACCCATGCCACGCACCCTCGATCCCGACCAGACCCGCGATGTCCAGCAGGCGCCCGGCGCCGAGGCCGCCCCGCCCGGCGACGCGCCCCACCGGGACGAGGCCCAAACCGCCGCCACCTTCGACGTGTGGTCCGTCGCGGGCCGCTTCCAGCAGCTGGTCTACAGCCCCTCGGGCGCCATCGAAGGCCTGCTGATCGACACCGACGGCATCCCGACGCAGTTCGTCGTCGACCCGCACGACGCGCCGACCACCGGGCTGCTCGCGGTCCTGGCGTCCGGCCAGCCGCTGGTGCTCGAAGGCATCGACGCCGGCCCGTCGAAGAAGGGCGGGTCGCCGCACACGGTCTACACGCTGGAGCGCCTGGTCTCCGTCGACGGCCGCCCGCCCGAGGCCGCGCCGCCGCACGCGAGCGTCTCCGGCACGGTGGTGCGCCTGAACCACGCCCGCCACGGCGCGCCCAACGGCGTGCTGCTCGACAACGGCGACTTCGTGCACACCCGGCCCGACGGCTTCGAGACGCTGGGCCTGAAGGTCGGCGACACGCTGGAGGCCGAGGGTCCCGCCCGGCCGCTGGCCACCGGCGGCGGCCGCGTGATCGAGGCGCACCGCGCCAACGGCCACGCCCTGGCGCCCCGGCACTGACACCGGGCCACCCCCCATGTCCGCCGCGCGCGACCGCTCGTCCTCCCTGCTGGCACTCACGATGCTGGCCTTCTTCATGGCCGACGTGCGCGACGGGCTCGGCCCGTTCCTCGCGACCTACCTGCAGGAGAACCACGTCCGCCAGGACCTCATCGGCTACACGATGACCGCCGGCGGCCTGGCCGCCGTGGCCATGACGCCGCTCGCCGGCGCCTGGGTCGACCGCTCGACGGCCAAGCGCGCCATGACGGCCGTCTCCGGCGTCGCCGTGCTGGGGGCCAGCGCGCTGGCCTTCACGACGCTGTCGGCGCCGCTGCTGATCGCCTCGCAGATCGTCACCGGCCTCGCGGGCGCGCTGCTGGCGGCGGCGCTCGCGGCGCTGACGCTGGGCCTGGCGCGCTCGGAGGGCTTCAAGCACCAGACCGGCCGCAACGAGGCCTTCAGCCACGCCGGCAACATGATCTCGGCCGTCGGCGCCGGCGCGGTCGCGCACCTCTTCGGCGCGCCGTGGATGCTGGCCGTGATGGGCGCGATGACGCTCGGCGCGCTGCTGGCAGTGCGCACCATCCGCGCCGAGGACATCGACCACGAGGCCGCGCGCGGCGACGAGCCGCAGGACCCGCCGCCCGCGCCCGGGGTCACCGACCCGCAGGGCCACGAACGCATCGGGGCGCTGCTGAAGAACAAGGGGCTGCCGATGTTCGCGCTGACGCTGGCCTTCTTCCACCTGGGCAACGCCGCGATGCTGCCGCTGATCAACCAGCGCCTGGCCGCCACGGTGGCCGACTCGGCGCCATTGCTGTGGACCGGCATCGCCATCGTGGTCGCGCAGCTCACCATGATCCCGGTGGCGCTGTGGGTCTCGCGCAGCAGGCGCTTCGACGTCGCGTGGTTCGTCTACGCCGCCATCCTGGTGCTGCCGCTGCGCGGCGCGCTGGCCTATGCGTTCGCCAGCCAGTGGAACAACATCCCGGTGCAGATCCTCGACGGCCTGGCCGCCGGCGCGATGGGCGTGGCGACGCCGCTGCTGGTGCAGCGCTACACGCGCGGCAGCGGGCGCTTCAACACGGCGCTGGGCTTCGTCATGACGCTGCAGGGTGTGGGCGCGGCGCTCAGCCCGGGCATCGCCAACGTCATCGTCGGCGCGGAGGGCCGCTTCGGCCTCGCCTTCATGTGCCTGGCCGGCGCGGCGGTGGTGGCGCTGCCGGCGTTCTGGCTGGCGCAGCGCGGCGCGGCGGCGGACGCGCCCCCGGGCGGGGTGGCCGGCGCGGCGGCGGCTCAGGCCTGAAGGACGGCCTCGGGCGCGGGCAGCGCGGCGTGCCGGGGCACCGACGGTTCCGGGGCCGGCCGCGACGCGTCGAGCGTCCAGCCCGCCATGTCCAGCGCCGTCATCGGCCGGGCGTAGAGGAAGCCCTGGAACTCGTCGCACCCCAGGGCGGCCAGGATGTCGTGCTGCGCCTGGCGCTCGACGCCCTCGGCCACGACCCGCAGG harbors:
- a CDS encoding sigma-54 dependent transcriptional regulator, giving the protein MARLLIVDDDTAFRETLAETLQGLGHDTVEAADGRAALDVLQGGGDGGGTRFDAVFLDHRMPGLDGLQTLSAMRATLARVPPVIVLTAYASGANTIEAMRLGAFDHLAKPIRRDAVAEVLARVLRVAEAEGSPARRDGGEDADDAPGELVGPGAAMREVHKRIGLAAASAAPVLVLGETGTGKEMVARALHRHSDRADAPFVAINCSAIPRELLESELFGHVRGAFTGATGERDGCFRAADGGVLLLDEIGDMALDVQAKILRALQEGEVTPLGSHRTVKVDVRVVAATHRDLAADARAGRFRQDLLYRLDVLSIRVPPLRERRDDIVALAGHFLRRAAAPGRPKALSEGAVRRLVEHDWPGNVRELRNVMARCQALVRHDVIGAADLPLDAVAPPAAGAPGALAADWLGGELPATVERLERLLIADALARAHGNRAEAARRLGIHRQLLYRKIAQYGLD
- a CDS encoding MFS transporter; the encoded protein is MSAARDRSSSLLALTMLAFFMADVRDGLGPFLATYLQENHVRQDLIGYTMTAGGLAAVAMTPLAGAWVDRSTAKRAMTAVSGVAVLGASALAFTTLSAPLLIASQIVTGLAGALLAAALAALTLGLARSEGFKHQTGRNEAFSHAGNMISAVGAGAVAHLFGAPWMLAVMGAMTLGALLAVRTIRAEDIDHEAARGDEPQDPPPAPGVTDPQGHERIGALLKNKGLPMFALTLAFFHLGNAAMLPLINQRLAATVADSAPLLWTGIAIVVAQLTMIPVALWVSRSRRFDVAWFVYAAILVLPLRGALAYAFASQWNNIPVQILDGLAAGAMGVATPLLVQRYTRGSGRFNTALGFVMTLQGVGAALSPGIANVIVGAEGRFGLAFMCLAGAAVVALPAFWLAQRGAAADAPPGGVAGAAAAQA
- a CDS encoding SLC13 family permease, whose amino-acid sequence is MTDSAAAPTARPGSPSNAAGPGAEVPPEGDAPPGGNGLLWVLVAVAIVFAVLRPRAPLDYVGLVDWQTVGALAGLLAITQGVEKSGMLQATAQRLLARVTSLRALAMLLVAAAAVLSALVTNDVSLFLLVPLTRVLATQAHLPLARLVVLEALAVNAGSALTPIGNPQNLYLWHRSGDSFVGFMGMMAPTVAIVLFWLFVATWLLVPKTAVALRAGTSPAGVQPRLLALAGVLFVAFVVALDRHWLLAGLGLVFGAFLLLYPRVLRGVDWALLAIIALMFVDLRQLGELPVVAALLHQWPIAEGWRAYLAAIAASQVISNVPAAILLDGPVRDLPALAAGVTVGAFGCVLGSLANLIALRLARLPNGLTEFHRISIPFLLVCAASAVWLRMG